One Spinacia oleracea cultivar Varoflay chromosome 4, BTI_SOV_V1, whole genome shotgun sequence DNA segment encodes these proteins:
- the LOC110792446 gene encoding receptor-like cytosolic serine/threonine-protein kinase RBK2 isoform X1, with the protein MEESEGSHVGLVSKVTRKIPAVKPFVRSRTISSLFSRSASTQDFRPLDKREDLNDDDSSREIEEPGKKFLDPEGHSPTKAPARCVPSRPRFRWKSLFKTWKNKSFRHLSSKTSVKKIRSIVGRNGDDVPVSRLSPINANVYKMKASWKVFSFCELQEATDNFSQENLIGKGGYADVHKGCLRGQLVAVKRLTTVTHEERITSFLSELGIIAHVDHRNTAKLIGYGVERGLYIVLELSSLGSLGSLLHRKSGIPSICLKYNGKKNLYKGFSYIVFFLVLTGSSEILDWGTRYKISLGVADGLLYLHEGCQRRIIHRDIKADNILLTENYEAQICDFGLAKWLPKHWTHHNISKFEGTFGYFAPEYFMHGIVDEKTDVYAFGVLLLEIITGRKAFNCDRQSILLWAKPLLDEHDVEKLVDPVLGDDYDKEELDRLVLTAALCTQQSPVLRPRMNQVSTLLRGDNYFPNNSKGTQTQTLRRTYSEELLDAKEYNSTKIKLNDLYRHRQVAFDSIE; encoded by the exons TTTGGTTAGCAAGGTTACTAGGAAAATACCAGCAGTGAAGCCTTTTGTACGAAGTAGGACTATAAGTTCTTTGTTCTCTAGATCTGCCTCTACTCAAG ACTTCAGACCCTTAGATAAACGGGAGGACCTAAATGATGATGATTCATCCAGAGAAATAGAGGAACCAGGTAAGAAGTTTTTGGATCCAGAAGGACATTCACCGACAAAGGCTCCAGCTCGATGTGTTCCTTCAAGACCCCGTTTTCGATGGAAATCACTTTTTAAAACATGGAAAAACAAATCATTCAGACACTTATCAAGTAAAACTTCTGTGAAAAAGATACGCAGTATAGTGGGTAGAAATGGAGACGATGTGCCAGTCTCACGACTCTCACCTATTAATGCTAATGTGTACAAGATGAAGGCTTCTTGGAAGGTCTTCTCCTTCTGTGAACTTCAAGAAGCAACCGACAATTTCAGTCAAG AGAACTTGATTGGGAAAGGTGGCTATGCAGATGTTCACAAGGGATGTTTAAGAGGACAGCTAGTGGCAGTCAAACGCTTAACTACAGTAACACATGAAGAAAGGATTACCAGCTTTCTTTCTGAGCTTGGTATCATAGCTCATGTGGATCATCGTAATACAGCTAAGTTGATTGGCTATGGAGTAGAAAGGGGACTCTACATTGTTTTAGAATTGTCTTCACTTGGGAGTCTGGGATCTCTACTTCATCGTAAGTCAGGAATTCCCTCAATTTGCTTAAAATACAATggtaaaaaaaatctttataaaGGCTTCTCTTACAtagttttttttcttgttttaacAGGTTCAAGCGAAATCTTAGACTGGGGAACTAGGTATAAAATTTCCTTAGGGGTGGCGGATGGTCTTTTGTATCTTCACGAGGGCTGTCAAAGGAGAATTATtcacagagacatcaaagcagATAATATATTGCTTACAGAGAACTATGAGGCTCAG ATATGTGACTTTGGACTTGCAAAATGGTTACCTAAACATTGGACTCATCATAACATATCTAAATTTGAAGGCACTTTTGG TTATTTTGCTCCTGAGTACTTCATGCATGGCATAGTGGATGAGAAAACTGATGTGTATGCATTTGGGGTGCTGCTTTTGGAGATTATCACAGGACGGAAAGCTTTTAACTGTGACAGACAAAGTATTCTGCTATGG GCAAAACCATTGCTCGATGAGCATGACGTGGAGAAGCTTGTTGATCCTGTGCTTGGTGATGATTATGACAAAGAGGAGTTGGACCGTTTGGTCTTGACTGCTGCATTGTGCACACAACAGTCCCCAGTTTTACGGCCCAGAATGAATCAG GTTTCTACTCTGCTCAGAGGTGACAATTACTTTCCCAACAACTCAAAAGGAACCCAAACACAAACGCTGCGTAGGACGTACTCAGAAGAGCTCTTGGATGCCAAAGAATACAACTCAACAAAGATTAAACTAAATGACCTGTATCGCCATAGACAGGTTGCCTTTGATTCCATTGAATGA
- the LOC110792446 gene encoding receptor-like cytosolic serine/threonine-protein kinase RBK2 isoform X2, with translation MEESEGSHVGLVSKVTRKIPAVKPFVRSRTISSLFSRSASTQDFRPLDKREDLNDDDSSREIEEPGKKFLDPEGHSPTKAPARCVPSRPRFRWKSLFKTWKNKSFRHLSSKTSVKKIRSIVGRNGDDVPVSRLSPINANVYKMKASWKVFSFCELQEATDNFSQENLIGKGGYADVHKGCLRGQLVAVKRLTTVTHEERITSFLSELGIIAHVDHRNTAKLIGYGVERGLYIVLELSSLGSLGSLLHRSSEILDWGTRYKISLGVADGLLYLHEGCQRRIIHRDIKADNILLTENYEAQICDFGLAKWLPKHWTHHNISKFEGTFGYFAPEYFMHGIVDEKTDVYAFGVLLLEIITGRKAFNCDRQSILLWAKPLLDEHDVEKLVDPVLGDDYDKEELDRLVLTAALCTQQSPVLRPRMNQVSTLLRGDNYFPNNSKGTQTQTLRRTYSEELLDAKEYNSTKIKLNDLYRHRQVAFDSIE, from the exons TTTGGTTAGCAAGGTTACTAGGAAAATACCAGCAGTGAAGCCTTTTGTACGAAGTAGGACTATAAGTTCTTTGTTCTCTAGATCTGCCTCTACTCAAG ACTTCAGACCCTTAGATAAACGGGAGGACCTAAATGATGATGATTCATCCAGAGAAATAGAGGAACCAGGTAAGAAGTTTTTGGATCCAGAAGGACATTCACCGACAAAGGCTCCAGCTCGATGTGTTCCTTCAAGACCCCGTTTTCGATGGAAATCACTTTTTAAAACATGGAAAAACAAATCATTCAGACACTTATCAAGTAAAACTTCTGTGAAAAAGATACGCAGTATAGTGGGTAGAAATGGAGACGATGTGCCAGTCTCACGACTCTCACCTATTAATGCTAATGTGTACAAGATGAAGGCTTCTTGGAAGGTCTTCTCCTTCTGTGAACTTCAAGAAGCAACCGACAATTTCAGTCAAG AGAACTTGATTGGGAAAGGTGGCTATGCAGATGTTCACAAGGGATGTTTAAGAGGACAGCTAGTGGCAGTCAAACGCTTAACTACAGTAACACATGAAGAAAGGATTACCAGCTTTCTTTCTGAGCTTGGTATCATAGCTCATGTGGATCATCGTAATACAGCTAAGTTGATTGGCTATGGAGTAGAAAGGGGACTCTACATTGTTTTAGAATTGTCTTCACTTGGGAGTCTGGGATCTCTACTTCATC GTTCAAGCGAAATCTTAGACTGGGGAACTAGGTATAAAATTTCCTTAGGGGTGGCGGATGGTCTTTTGTATCTTCACGAGGGCTGTCAAAGGAGAATTATtcacagagacatcaaagcagATAATATATTGCTTACAGAGAACTATGAGGCTCAG ATATGTGACTTTGGACTTGCAAAATGGTTACCTAAACATTGGACTCATCATAACATATCTAAATTTGAAGGCACTTTTGG TTATTTTGCTCCTGAGTACTTCATGCATGGCATAGTGGATGAGAAAACTGATGTGTATGCATTTGGGGTGCTGCTTTTGGAGATTATCACAGGACGGAAAGCTTTTAACTGTGACAGACAAAGTATTCTGCTATGG GCAAAACCATTGCTCGATGAGCATGACGTGGAGAAGCTTGTTGATCCTGTGCTTGGTGATGATTATGACAAAGAGGAGTTGGACCGTTTGGTCTTGACTGCTGCATTGTGCACACAACAGTCCCCAGTTTTACGGCCCAGAATGAATCAG GTTTCTACTCTGCTCAGAGGTGACAATTACTTTCCCAACAACTCAAAAGGAACCCAAACACAAACGCTGCGTAGGACGTACTCAGAAGAGCTCTTGGATGCCAAAGAATACAACTCAACAAAGATTAAACTAAATGACCTGTATCGCCATAGACAGGTTGCCTTTGATTCCATTGAATGA